GTTTTGTATATTGCTGAGAAAAGAAAAATCCGGGATTCGTTTCCGGATTTTTCTTGTTTTATGGCTTTAAATAAATCTATCTATAAAGGTTAGGAATATATGGTCCGGCCGAAGTGGCAGGCTTCTTTTAGGTGCTGGGTTTTAGTTATCTGGGGGGAGCCGTTGGTGTCGCCGCAGCCGCCGGCCAGGAGCGTGCCTTTGTTGTGGAAACCGATGTAGTTGATCAGGGTATAGTTATAGTAGGAGAGGGCCTGCTCGAAGGTCCAGAAATAATTATCTGCGGAAGTCATGAGCAGGGCGCAGTCGTGTACGGGGTACTTTTCATAGCGGCCGTAGGGTGGATCCTGGTCTTCTTCTGCCAGGCAGTAGAAGCGCTCGATGAAGGCTTTGAGTCTGGAGGAGATGGTCCAAAAGTACAGGGGGGAGGCAAATGCGATCAAGTCGGCTTCTTTTATTTTGGGTATGAGCTGGTTGAAATCATCTTTTTGTACGCATGGTTTTCCATAGCGGCAGGCGTTGCAGCCTGTGCAGCCGTTTACCTGGAGTTTGTTTAGGTTAATGTGTTCTGTCTGGTGTCCGGCTTCGGTTGCTCCTCTTATGAATTCATTTATCAGTTGGGCGGTATTGCCGTTTGGCCGACCGCCGCCGGAGATGATCAGGATCTTTTTCATGATTGGTTTCCTTTCCTGGGGAGTAGGGTTTTCGTTGAGGTTTTGAGTGCTTTATGTTATTCTAGAACTATAATGATGGAATTACAAGTACGCACTTTTTTGACAAATACTATCTGAAAGGAAAGTGTCAATATGAGTATGGAACAGTTTGAAAAAAGGATCGTATCCCTGACGGATACTCCGTTTGGTTATACGTTGTCGATGATCGGAGGGAAATGGCGGCTGGTGATCCTTTACTGGCTTGTGGAATACGGGACGCTCCGGTTTAATGAACTGCAGCGGAAGATCGGAACGATCACGTATAAAACGCTGAGCGTGCAGCTGAAGGAGATGGAGACGGACGGCCTGATCATCCGCAGGGAATACCCTCAGATTCCTCCGAAGGTGGAATACAGCCTTTCGGAGAAGGGCCGCTCTCTGCTCCCGGTCATGGAGGCTATGTGCCAGTGGGGGATGGAGAACGGGAATAACAAAGAAACGATATAGAGAAACAAGCATATAGAAAAATTGGAATTGATAGAGGCGAGCAGTTTATGAAAATGGAATATAGACAAGCTGATATAGCAGATGCAGAATTGCTGATTGATATTTATAATGCTTCGTTTTATAGCGATTATATCAAATATGGTGAATGTCCTGCGTATGGAAAAACGAAAGAAATGATGGAAAAGTCAATAATAAACTATCCTAATTTTATTATACAATGTGACAGTAAACCGATTGGTTGTATCTCATGCAAAAAGTTGGAAAATCATACATATGAAATTGGATGTTTATGTGTTATTCCGACCTATCAAGGTAAAGGAGTAGGCACGCAGGCAATGGAATACATAAAATCTTTATATAAAGATTGGCATAAGTTCACTCTAATAACACCAGCAGATAAACAAGAAAATGTAAAGTTTTATACAGAAAAATGCGGATTTGATATAGCGTCGTATGAAATGGATGGAAATGTTGAAGTGGCTCGATTTGTTTTAGAACGATAAATTTATATTTTGAAGGGGAGGTACAATGATGCCGCTGGAAAAAAGTTTACGATTATTTTCACAATTATGATAAGCAGACTTATCAGGTTGTGGCTTGTATGGGGAATGAGCCGTCAGAACAGGATATAAAGGATTTTTAGAACCTGATCGCTTTTTATGCACTGTAAGCTATTGGAACTGTCATATTGTATGTGAGGATGATGAGTGAAACATCATATATTTGGTGAGCTGGAATTCAATCCGGACAAAGAAGAATATGAGACGAAGAAAATTTTATGTTTTGGTGGAAAGGAAATGGAAGTTGGGGAGATACAGATCATACTAACAGCTTTCTAAAGTTTGAAACTGCACAGGATGTTCTGGACAATACGGAGCTTTATGGGATACAAATAGAAACACAATCGCCGGATAACCAAGACGACAGATACGTTGTGTTGCTGTTTAACGCCGAGTGGGTAAATGATGATTATAGAATTCTAAGTGTAGCTCTGGTTAACGAAAAAGTAGACGAAGTTACAGATCAAAACTTGACGGATTAAATAGACAATCCTGTTTGCAGCAATTGGTTTTATGCGGAGGCATCATTCGCATATTGCTATTGCATTGTTTATGCTATAATGAGCATTATGCAGTCTTTGAAAGCTCACGGAAATGAGCGAGAAAGGTGGATTTATGTCAGACTGGATTGTGAAAATCGTACCTCAAGACCCATTGTATAAGATTCCAGAGCATCTGCTCAAAAGAAGCAGAGATTTTCTTAAATCGAAATTGGATTGTGAGTCAATTGAGATCCAATGCACCTTGACACCTGTTTTTGTTGATTGCGGCAGTAATCTTGAACGTATCGTCTGTCCTGACTGTCATTCAGAGCTTCTTTTTGACTGGTGGGCTAAAGCCATGGATCAGGCTGGTGAAAATGAATTTGTATCATTAGAAACAGTGTTGCCCTGCTGCGGGAAAACGGTTTCCCTGAATGATTTGGAATATCATTTTCCGTGCGGGTTTGCATGTTGTGTGATAAATATACTTAATCCTGTCTGTGATGTTGAAGATGGCGTCATAGATTCTATTCAAAAGATACTTGGTACCCATGTCCGCATTATAAAGGCACATATATAATTTTCTATAGGGTGAGTTGGGGGCTTATGGAGGTGATGCAGATTGAATCATATAAAGGCAGTAAGCGGATTATCTCCGTATATGGGCAAAAATGAACATTTATCAATTTATATTGATGACAAACGCCTCGATGAAATACTGTCACAAGAAGTTCAAAAGGAGTATTTAGGCTTAATACCGGCGTGGCTGAATTTTTATGACAAAGCGTTTGCTCCGAGTATGAAGGAAAAAGAGTATGTGTGGAAGCAAACGCAGTTATCCGACAGGCCTGTAGTTTTACCGATATTGCTTTGTCCTGATGATTTTGATTTTAGCTGTACGGTTATTGTAGTAGAAGTTGTATACATTGATGATAAGGTTATTTGGCGTAGATTTGGAATGGATATCACACCATATGATGCAGATGAAACTGAATTGCCAAAATATATTGGGAAAAAGGTTGACTGGTTTCATGATCTTGGCCCTTTTGAGTTTTCTAAAGAGGAGTATTTGCAGTGCGTTTCTCAATTCAGGATGTTGGACAGATCACCTTTTCAGAGTGTGGAGTGAACTATGGAATTAAATATAAACCAGCCTGCTTATTTCAAAGAGCATTATGGTATAGATGATGAAGTACATAAATTCTGCCAAAAGGCACAGCTCCACGAGAAGTATATGACAGCGGAAAATGGAAAGAAAGCGCAAAATTCCTTTGCAATAAAAGTGTTGTTTGCATAACAATTAGAATGAATTTTGAGAATTACTACAAAGCAGATAGTTTAGGGAAGATAGAGCAAACAAAAGAAATGGTTTTTACAGCAGTAAATCGGATCAAATCTAAAGTGATGAGGTTTTTATTTTGGGTTTTATGCTGAGAGGAGTTTTATGAAAAAATATACAATATACAAGCATATAGGAACTATATCTCATCCAAATAATGGTTGGATAAAAGAATTAAATTATATTTCATGGGATGACAGAGAACCTGTCTACGACATAAGAACGTGGAACTTAGAACATACCCAATATGGCAAAGGCGTCACAATAA
This portion of the Clostridium sp. AN503 genome encodes:
- a CDS encoding flavodoxin family protein, whose amino-acid sequence is MKKILIISGGGRPNGNTAQLINEFIRGATEAGHQTEHINLNKLQVNGCTGCNACRYGKPCVQKDDFNQLIPKIKEADLIAFASPLYFWTISSRLKAFIERFYCLAEEDQDPPYGRYEKYPVHDCALLMTSADNYFWTFEQALSYYNYTLINYIGFHNKGTLLAGGCGDTNGSPQITKTQHLKEACHFGRTIYS
- a CDS encoding helix-turn-helix domain-containing protein gives rise to the protein MSMEQFEKRIVSLTDTPFGYTLSMIGGKWRLVILYWLVEYGTLRFNELQRKIGTITYKTLSVQLKEMETDGLIIRREYPQIPPKVEYSLSEKGRSLLPVMEAMCQWGMENGNNKETI
- a CDS encoding GNAT family N-acetyltransferase, producing MKMEYRQADIADAELLIDIYNASFYSDYIKYGECPAYGKTKEMMEKSIINYPNFIIQCDSKPIGCISCKKLENHTYEIGCLCVIPTYQGKGVGTQAMEYIKSLYKDWHKFTLITPADKQENVKFYTEKCGFDIASYEMDGNVEVARFVLER
- a CDS encoding PC4/YdbC family ssDNA-binding protein, whose translation is MKKYTIYKHIGTISHPNNGWIKELNYISWDDREPVYDIRTWNLEHTQYGKGVTITAGQMVALKELLNQIRVF